GACGGCGACGCGCCCGACACCCGCCGCGTCGATCTCGGCTTCGAGCTGGTGGCGCGAGAGAGCACATAAGGCAGCGCGAAAATCCGGCTGTCCTGAGCATTCGCCATCGTGTTCGAGCGTCGCAACAGGGGCACCGGCTGCCCGACGCCCGAACCCCGCGCCGTCTTGCCGAAAGCGTTGTTCGACTACTCGCTCCAGACGCTATACGGCATCGTCGATGCGCTGCCGGTCGCGCCGATCCAGTTCTCGCGAACCGCGCGTTCATCCGCCTGTCCGGTCAGGCGCACGGCCGCTTCACGCGACCGTTCGCGCGCTATCCGGTCGCGATCGTGTTGTCGGCCACGCCGGGCGCCGCTTCGTCGCCGCCCGCATACGGCCGCTGCCCGAACGCCGCGTGCCACGCGACGAACTCGTCGGACGGCATCGGCTTCGCGTACAGATACCCCTGCATGAACGACACGCCGCGCGCGCGCAGATACCCGAACTGGATCGGCTGATCGACGCCTTCCGCGACCACCTGCGCCTTCAGCCGGTGCGCGAGGCTGATGATCGCGTCGAGCACGATCGCCTCGCCATGCTGCGGATCGATCGTCATCACGAAGCCGCGATCCACCTTCATCAGGTCGAACGGAAACTTCTCCAGATACGACAGCGAACAGTAGCCGGTGCCGAAGTCGTCGATCGCGACCTTCGCGCCCTGCGCGCGCAGCGTGTCGAGGTTGTAGCGCGCCTGCTGCGTGTTCCGCATCAGGCTGCGCTCGGTGATCTCCAGCACCAGTTGCAGGCGGCAGACCGAGATATCGGCGAGGAACGGCCGCAGGTCGTCGAGAAAACGGTCGCCCGACAGGTGCTCGGCCGCGAAGTTGATCCCGAGATGGAAGCCGGGCGGCGTATTCCACGTGCGGACGTCCCGCGCGATCAGCTTCAGCAGATGCAGCGTGAGCGGCACGATCACGTGCGTTTCCTCGGCGGCCTCGATGAACGCGTCGGGGCTCACCGGCCCGATGCCGGGCCGGTTCCAGCGCAGCAGCGCCTCGACCCCGTGGCAGCGCCGCTCCGGCACGCCGTACAGCGGCTGGTATTCGACGTGGAACTGGTTCGTGCGGATCGCGGCCAGCAACTGCTCGCGCAGCGAACCGCGGCTCTTCTGCACGCGCACGCCCAGCCACGCCAGCACGCCGGACAGCAGCAGCGCGAACGGCATGAACCGTTGCAGCAGTTCGATCCACACGCGAACCCTGCGCTCGCGCAGCCCGTAGATGCGCAGTTCCACCGGCGTGCCGGCCATTTCGACCCGGCTGTCGATCAAAAGCCGGCTGGCCCCTCCGTCCGACGTCTGCGGCGTCTGGCCGAAGCTCAGCCCGTCGCCGACGCGCAGCGCGACCTGCTGGAAAATGTCCGGCGGCGCGACCGCGTGCAGCAGATCGAGCAGATAACGGTCGTCGACGATCGCCAGCACCGTGCGTCCGCCGGGCGCGGGTTCGCCGACCAGCAGCGCGGGCCGGTGCGGCACCATCGGCGTGCTCGTGATGAGCCGGGTCCACGCGCGCTCCGGCGCGTGGTCGGGCGCGCCGCCGAACGACGCGAGCGGCGACGACTGCGTGCCGAGCGCCGACGAACACGCGATGCGGTCGTGCTCGATCACGTTCAGCGAGCGCAGGTACGGCACGACCGCCGCGCGGCGCATCAGGTCGGGCATCAGCTGCGCGCACGGCTGGCCGGTCAGCGGCGCGAGTTCGCGCGCGGCCGCCCGCGCCTCGGTCACGATGAAGCCGACCTGGTTTTCGATGAAGCGGGCGGCCAGATCGGCCTCGCGGTATTGCCGGCGCCCGGCCTCGTGCCAGCTGAGCGCCGCGCACAGCACCAGCGGCACCAGCGCCGCAATCGCCAGCACCACGCGGTCGGCCCACGGGCGGCCGGTCGTCACGATCGAATCGGGCAAGACACCCTCCGCGTGGTGGATGCGTTGGGATCGACTGTACCGCGCCCGTCGGGTCGACGCCATTGCCGTGCAGCGCCGCGTGCGCCGCAGACTCTGACACTCTTTGACACTGCCTCTGACAGAATTTTGCTAGTCTGGCGCGGCAACACGGTCGAGCCCGCTGCCGGCAGGGCAGCGGCGTGCAAGTCTCATCGCGGCAAAAAACCGATACGACAGGAGGGCTTCGCCATGCTCCAGTGGATAGCGAACTGGGCGTCGCGCCATACGCCGACCCCGGAGAAACATGCGGAACGCGCGCTCAACGAGTTGCGAATGGCGCTGTTCCAGGCCGAGCAGCGGGTGCTCGACGCGCAGATGCACGCGGCGTATTACCGGTCGCGCATCACGTTCTGCGAGGAAGTGCTGAAGAGCGGCATCGAGAAGGTGTCCGACCTGCGCAACGACCAGGTCGAGGCCGCGCGCACCGCGCCGCCGAGCCTGAAGGTCGCGTCCGCGCAACGCAGTTGAGCCGGGACCGCCGCCGCGCCGATGCGGGACGCATCGCGCTCACGCGCGGCGCGGTTTCGTGATCGCGGCGACGACGCGCCGGTGCGCGGACTCGTACGCGGCGCTGTGCGGTCCGCCATGCAGCGCCGCGTCGATCATCTCGTGCAACACGCGCTCGCGTTTGCGATCGTCCGGAAACAGTCCGTCGAAATCGATCAGCGAGCGGACCAGCGAGCCATCGCCGTCGTCGCGCCGCGTGTCGCCGGCCAGCGCATCGACCGCGCGCGTGATCGCCTCGGCGGTTTTCGGCGTGTCGAGATTCAGCATCAGGCGTTCTTCCCATACGAGCAGCTTCGCGAGCTGCGGCAGCGCGGCGCCGTTCGACATGCCGTGCAGCCGCGCATGCTCGCGCATCCACGGCACGACTTCGGCGGCCGGCATCGGCCTCGCGACCGCGAAACCCTGCACCAGATCGACGCCGAGCGTCGCGAGCGCGTCGAGCAGTTCCGTCGACTCGATCCCTTCCGCGACCACCCGCTTGCCCATCGCGTGGCCGAGCCGCACCAGCTGATAGACGAAACGCAGCACGTCGATCGCGTCGTCGCCGTGCATCTTCACCATGTCGCGGTCGATCTTGATCCAGTCGAACGGCATCTGCCGCAGACGCGCAAGCCCGCTGTGCCCCGAGCCGAGGTCGTCCTGCGCGAGCATCACGCCGAGCGCCTTGAACCTCGACAGGATTGCGTGCTCGCCGTGGCTCAGCGACAAATCCTCGGTTTCCAGCACTTCGAGCGTCAACTGGGTCGGCGGAAAACCGTGGCGTTCGAGCGCCGAGCAGGTCGCGTCGAAATAGCGGATGTCGCTCAGGCCGGCGGGCGGCAGATTGAACGACAGGCCGAGTTCGAGTCCGTCTGCGAGCCACGCCGCGCGATCGGCCAGCGCGCGCTCCAGCCCGCGCACGTACATCGCGAGCAGATCGTCGAGCACGAGCGCGGGCAGGAACTGGCCGGGCGTCAGCAGGGAGTCGCCGTCCGCGATCCGCGCGAGCCCCTCGACCTTCGTCACCGCGCCGCTGTGCGGGTCGAGCAGCGGCTGATAGTACGTGAGCAGCGCATCCGAACGCACGAGCGCGGCCAGATGCTGGCGGTCGCCGATCGGAATCGCCTCGCGGATGCCGTGCGTGCCGCCGAGCCGCGCGATCGCGCAGCCGAGCAGCGTCTGGAGCATGTCGAGAAATGCGGTCTGATGCACGCCGACGAAACCGCCCGGCAGCTTGCTGTGCAGCAGCAGCACCGCGACGGGGGATTCGCCGGGCGCGCGCAGCGGCACCGCCGCGCACGAGCGCAGCCCGCGGGCCAGCGCCGCCCGCCGCCACGGCGCGGTCTCCGGATGGGTCCGGTAGTTGATCACGCGTTCGATGCGGCCGCTGCGCCACGCGCGGCCGACCGGCCCCTGCCCTTTCGGATCGTCCGCGTCGACGACGATCTGGGTGTCCGGCGACGCGAGCAGTTCGGCCAGATACTCCTGAACGTTGCCTTCGGCAGCGGCTTCGAAGTGGAACACGCCGTCGTCGTCAGGACGCCCGATCGAACACGCGGCCACCTCCTCGTGTTTCGACAGGATCTCGATCACGCCATGGATCAGGTCCGCGTAACTCGCGCACTCCCACGTGAGCTTCGTGATTTCGAGCAGTGCGGACTGCTGCGCATCCTCGATCTTCTGATACGCCTTCAACTGCCACGTGAGGTCGTCGTTCAGCCGGCGCGTGAACAGCGACATCGCGCGATTGTCGACGTCCTGTCCGATGCGCCGGTACACCGACGCGGCAAGGATGCCGCGGCTCTGCACCAGTTCTTCCTTGTCGAGCCCGACGATCGCGTGAATGCGTCCGACCCGCAGCGCGGTTTCGATGTGGTCGGACGATTTGAGGCCGGGTTCCGCGAGCGACAGCAGATTCTGTATCTGCCGCGATTTCAGATGCTGAAGCTCGGATTCGTCCAGCATTTCCAGGATCACGCGCGACTTCGGCAGCCGCGAGAGCTTGCCGTAGAAGTCCTCCACCGCCGCCCCGGCGCTGGCGCTCAACGCTTCGATCAGGGAAGTCACCGCGGTCCCTCCAGCATGTCAGTGCGTGCGGTCGTGGCCGATGCGTGGTGCATGGGCTGTTTCTTTCGGAGCGCCGACGTCCGCGTCGACGCCTAACTGTATCACCGCATCCGGCGCGCGGAACGGCAAAAGCATGCATAACGAATCACCATAAAACATCGGTTAACGAAACGATCTTGCGTTTTGTTTTTTTGATATGCTGACAGCCAAAGGTTAGACGACTGACGATCAAGACAATCAACGCCAGCCGCCGACCCGTAGAGAAGTCCGCAAACGTCCCCGCTGTACCCGCATAACCGACAAGCAGTGCAAACGCGTGGCCGTTGCGCGGCGCGCGTCGTGCCAACCGATGTATCGCGGGTCGTCCGTGCACATGCACCGGCGCTCGCGAAAAGACATAAGGGCTTTCGATGCGAGTATCGTTTCGTCCTGGTCTGGCCGCGTTCGTCGCCGGCCTGCTTATCGTCGCCAATCTCGCCGCGCAGGCGGCGCCCGCCGGCGCACCCTCTCCCACTGCGGCCACCGCCGCGCCGGCTCCCACGCCCGGCTCGCCGCCCGAAGCCCTGCCCGCCGAACCGCCCGTCGCGCCGCCGTCCGGCCCGACCCGCACGCGCGTGCTGACGCTGAACGAGATGGGCGTCTACGGCCCGCTGCCGCTGCGCGGCCCGGACCCGAACGGCGCGATGAGCGTCGACGTGCGCACCGACGAGGTGGTGACCGCCGCGAGGCTGAAACTCGACTACGCGTATTCGCCGGCGCTGATCTTTCCGCTTTCGCATCTGCGCGTGCTGCTGAACGGCGAACTCATCACGACGCTGCCGCTCGACAAGGACGGCGCCGGCAAGCAGGTGTCCCGAACGATCGACCTCGACCCGCGCCTGTTCGTCGACTACAACCGCATCACCGTGCAGATGATCGCGCACTACACGACGGACCAGTGCGAGGACCCGTACCACTCGTCGCTGTGGACCGACATCAGCCCGACCACGTCGCTCGCGCTGACGACCGCGAGCGTCGCGCTGCCCGACAGCCTCGCGCTGCTGCCCGCGCCGTTCTTCGACCGCCACGACAACCGGCTCCTGAACCTGGCGTTCGTGCTGCCGCAGAGTTCGCAGCCGCAGACGCTGCGCGCGGCGGGCATCGTCGCGTCGTGGTTCGGCTCGCTCGCGGACTACCGGCACGCGCGCTTCACGGCCGCGACCGCGCTGCCCGCCGACTCGCACGCGGTCGTGCTCGCGATGCCCGGCGCGACGCCGCCCGGCGTCACGCTGCCGGAGATCAAGGGGCCGACGGTCGCCGTGATCGACAACCCGGCCGCGCCGCCGCAGTCGGGCCGCAAGCTGCTGGTGGTCGCCGGCCGCGACCAGAAGGAGCTGGAGACCGCGGCCGAGGCGCTCGTGCTCGGCCGCGCCGGAATGGCCGGCAACCTCGCGACGATCAAGTCCGTCGATCTCGGGCCGAGGCGCCGTCCGTACGACGCGCCGAACTGGGCGCCGGTCGATCGCCCGATCCAGTTCCGCGAACTCGTCACCGATCCGCAGCAGCTTCAGGTGTCCGGCTACAGCCCGCCGCTGATCCGCGTGAACCTGCGGGTGCCGCCGGACCTGTACGCGTGGGCTCACCAGAGCGTGCCGCTCGACGTCCACTACCGCTACACCGCGCCGTCCACCTACAACGACTCGATCCTGAACGTCAGCATCAACGACCAGTTGGTCCGCTCCGAGCGGCTGCGGCCGCAGCGCGCGTCGTCCGATCGTTTCCGGCTCAACGTTCCGCTGCTGTCGAGCATCGAGGCGAACAGCGTCGATCAGGTCGGCGTGCCGGTGTTCCGCGTCGCCGCGAACAACCAGTTCCAGTTCCTGTTCCACATGGACTCGCAGAAAACCGGGCTGTGCGCGTCGTCGGCCACCGACGTCGCGCGCGCGTCGGTCGATCCCGATTCGTCGATCGACTTCAGCGGCTTCGCGCACTACACCGCGCTGCCGAACCTGTCGTACTTCGCGACCAGCGGCTACCCGTTCTCGCGGATGGCCGACCTGTCCGACACCGCGGTCGTGATGCCCGACGCGCCGAACCCGCAGGACCTCGCGACGATGCTGACGCTGCTCGGCCGCATCGGCGAATGGACCGGGCTGCCGGCGCTGCGCGTCGACGTCGTGCCGGCCGCGAAGGTCGCGGCGGCGGGCGGGCGCGACCTGCTCGTGATCGGCACCGGCTCGGCCGGCGACCTGCTCGCGAAGTGGGGCAAGTCGCTGCCGATGCTGATCGGCCACGGCGGCACCGAACTGAGCCTGCGCGACCAGCGCAACGGCGGCGCGTGGACCGGCCTGCTCGCGGACAGCCGCGACAACCCGACCACGCCGCTGGGCCGCGCGAGCATCGCCCCGTCCGGGCCGCTCGCCGCGCTGATCGGCTTCGAGTCGCCGCTCGAAAGCGGGCGCAGCGTGGTCGCGGTCGTCGCGACGTCGTCCGCGCAGCTCGGCGGCGTGCTCGACGCGCTACAGGACGACAGCCGCGTGTCGCAGGTGCGCGGCGACCTCGCCGTGTTTCGCGACCGGCAGATCGACAGCCTGCGCGTCGGCGACCTCTATCTGGTCGGCGACCTGCCGTGGTATGCGCGGTTCTGGGTGTTCATCTCGCACTACCCGGCGCTGCTCGCGATCGCCGGCATACTCGCGGGGCTCGTGGTCGCGCTGACGGTGTTCTGGGCGCTGTCCCGGCTCGCGGTGCGGCGCACCGGAAACTGACCATGCGCGCCCCCCGTTCGTGGTGCTCCGCGTGGCGGCTGACGGCCGGCGCGTTCGCGTTCGCGGCGCTCGCCGCGTGGTCCGCGAGCGCGTCCGCCGCGAGCGCGTGCAACTGGCCGGACTGGACGACGTTCAAGCGTTCGACGATGAGCGGCGACGGCCGCGTGATCGACGCGAGTTCGCCGGACCAGATCACGACCTCCGAAGGCCAGAGCTACGCGCTCTTCTTCGCGCTCGTCGCGAACGACCGCGCGACGTTCGACAAGGTGCTCGGCTGGACCGAGAAGAACCTCGCGGCCGGCGATCTGACCACCCATCTGCCCGCGTGGCTGTGGGGCCGGCGCGCGCCGGGCCAGGCGGCATCCGGCGCGGCGGCGGCGAACGCGCCAGCCAACGCTCCGGCGAACGCTCCGGCGAACGCTCCGGCGAATGGACCGGCAAGCGCCTCTGCAAACGCGAGCGCATCCGCGCCGTCCGCGAGCGCCGCGCGCGCGGGCGACGCGTGGGGCGTGCTCGACCAGAACCCCGCCAGCGACGCCGACCTGTGGATCGCGTATGCGCTGCTCGAAGCGGGACGCCTGTGGCGCGAGCGGCGCTATACGGCGCTCGGCACGGTGCTCGCGCGCCACATCGTGCGCGAGGAAACCGCGTCGCTGCCGGGCCTCGGCCGCACCGTGCTGCCGGGTTCGACCGGCTTCCAGACCGCGCCCGGCGTATGGCGGCTGAACCCGAGCTATGTGCCGCTGCAACTGATGCGCGGGATGACCGGCGCGCTGCCGGACCAGCCCGAATGGAAGGCGCTGCTCGGCACCTCCGCGCGGCTCGTGAACGAGACCGCGCCGCGCGGCTTCTCGCCGGACTGGGTCGAGTTCCGCGCGGGCCGCGGTTTCGCGCCGGACGCGCAGACGCGCGCGGAAAGCGCGTACAACGCGATCCGCGTGTACCTGTGGGCCGGGATGCTCGATCCCGCCGAGCCGTTGCGCGCGCAGACGCTGCGCACGTTCGTGCCGCTCGCCGACTACGTGGCCGCGCACGGTTATCCGCCCGAACGGATCGACACGCAGACGGCGACGCCCGGCCCGAACGCGGGCAACGCGGGTTTTTCGGCGGCGGTCGCGCCGTATCTCGCCGCGCTCGGCCGCGCCGACGCCGCGAACGCGCAGGCCGCGCGCACCCGCTCGCTCGCGAAGGACGCCCCGCTCGGCTACTACAGCAGCGTGCTCGCGCTGTTCGGGCTCGGTTATCAGGACGGGCTCTATCGCTTCGACGCGGGCGGCCGTCTCGTGCCCGCATGGACGTCCTCATGCCCCGCGCTCCGCTGACCGTCCGCGCGGCGTTCGCGCCGAAGCGGCCGCCGCGGGTTTCGCAACGCGCGGCCGCGCTGGCCGCCGCCGTCGCCGCCGTGGGTTTCGCAGCGGCCGGCGACGCGTACGCGCAAGGCGCTCAACCCGCGCCGAAGCCCGCTGCCTCGCCGACGCCGGGCGCGGCCGCCGCGAAACCCGCGCCGTCCGCACCGACGCCTCCGTCCGCGCCGATGAATCCGCAGGTCGCGCAACTGCTCGCCGCCGCGCGCACGTGGGAGGACAAGAACCGTCCCGACATGGCGCGCGGCCTCGTGCAGAAGGCGCTGCTGATCTCGCCGCAGCAGCCGGAGGCGCTCGCGCTGCTGGGCGAGGTCGAACTGAAGTCGAACCAGCCGGACGCTGCGAACAAGATCCTCCAGCAGTTGCGCCAGATCGCGCCGAACCATCCGGCGACGCAGAATCTCGCGGACGCGTACCGCGTCGCGACGACCGGCAAGGTCGACGTCGCGACGATCCGGATGCTGTCGACGGCCGGCAAGAACGAAGAGGCGGCGCAGCGGCTGCAGCAGCTTTTTCCGCGCGGCGCGCCGCAGGGCGACCTCGCCGGCTTCTACTACAAGATCCTGTCCGGCACGCCGGCCGGCCGCG
The Paraburkholderia caballeronis genome window above contains:
- a CDS encoding EAL domain-containing protein, with amino-acid sequence MPDSIVTTGRPWADRVVLAIAALVPLVLCAALSWHEAGRRQYREADLAARFIENQVGFIVTEARAAARELAPLTGQPCAQLMPDLMRRAAVVPYLRSLNVIEHDRIACSSALGTQSSPLASFGGAPDHAPERAWTRLITSTPMVPHRPALLVGEPAPGGRTVLAIVDDRYLLDLLHAVAPPDIFQQVALRVGDGLSFGQTPQTSDGGASRLLIDSRVEMAGTPVELRIYGLRERRVRVWIELLQRFMPFALLLSGVLAWLGVRVQKSRGSLREQLLAAIRTNQFHVEYQPLYGVPERRCHGVEALLRWNRPGIGPVSPDAFIEAAEETHVIVPLTLHLLKLIARDVRTWNTPPGFHLGINFAAEHLSGDRFLDDLRPFLADISVCRLQLVLEITERSLMRNTQQARYNLDTLRAQGAKVAIDDFGTGYCSLSYLEKFPFDLMKVDRGFVMTIDPQHGEAIVLDAIISLAHRLKAQVVAEGVDQPIQFGYLRARGVSFMQGYLYAKPMPSDEFVAWHAAFGQRPYAGGDEAAPGVADNTIATG
- a CDS encoding EAL domain-containing protein, whose product is MTSLIEALSASAGAAVEDFYGKLSRLPKSRVILEMLDESELQHLKSRQIQNLLSLAEPGLKSSDHIETALRVGRIHAIVGLDKEELVQSRGILAASVYRRIGQDVDNRAMSLFTRRLNDDLTWQLKAYQKIEDAQQSALLEITKLTWECASYADLIHGVIEILSKHEEVAACSIGRPDDDGVFHFEAAAEGNVQEYLAELLASPDTQIVVDADDPKGQGPVGRAWRSGRIERVINYRTHPETAPWRRAALARGLRSCAAVPLRAPGESPVAVLLLHSKLPGGFVGVHQTAFLDMLQTLLGCAIARLGGTHGIREAIPIGDRQHLAALVRSDALLTYYQPLLDPHSGAVTKVEGLARIADGDSLLTPGQFLPALVLDDLLAMYVRGLERALADRAAWLADGLELGLSFNLPPAGLSDIRYFDATCSALERHGFPPTQLTLEVLETEDLSLSHGEHAILSRFKALGVMLAQDDLGSGHSGLARLRQMPFDWIKIDRDMVKMHGDDAIDVLRFVYQLVRLGHAMGKRVVAEGIESTELLDALATLGVDLVQGFAVARPMPAAEVVPWMREHARLHGMSNGAALPQLAKLLVWEERLMLNLDTPKTAEAITRAVDALAGDTRRDDGDGSLVRSLIDFDGLFPDDRKRERVLHEMIDAALHGGPHSAAYESAHRRVVAAITKPRRA
- the bcsB gene encoding cellulose biosynthesis cyclic di-GMP-binding regulatory protein BcsB, which codes for MRVSFRPGLAAFVAGLLIVANLAAQAAPAGAPSPTAATAAPAPTPGSPPEALPAEPPVAPPSGPTRTRVLTLNEMGVYGPLPLRGPDPNGAMSVDVRTDEVVTAARLKLDYAYSPALIFPLSHLRVLLNGELITTLPLDKDGAGKQVSRTIDLDPRLFVDYNRITVQMIAHYTTDQCEDPYHSSLWTDISPTTSLALTTASVALPDSLALLPAPFFDRHDNRLLNLAFVLPQSSQPQTLRAAGIVASWFGSLADYRHARFTAATALPADSHAVVLAMPGATPPGVTLPEIKGPTVAVIDNPAAPPQSGRKLLVVAGRDQKELETAAEALVLGRAGMAGNLATIKSVDLGPRRRPYDAPNWAPVDRPIQFRELVTDPQQLQVSGYSPPLIRVNLRVPPDLYAWAHQSVPLDVHYRYTAPSTYNDSILNVSINDQLVRSERLRPQRASSDRFRLNVPLLSSIEANSVDQVGVPVFRVAANNQFQFLFHMDSQKTGLCASSATDVARASVDPDSSIDFSGFAHYTALPNLSYFATSGYPFSRMADLSDTAVVMPDAPNPQDLATMLTLLGRIGEWTGLPALRVDVVPAAKVAAAGGRDLLVIGTGSAGDLLAKWGKSLPMLIGHGGTELSLRDQRNGGAWTGLLADSRDNPTTPLGRASIAPSGPLAALIGFESPLESGRSVVAVVATSSAQLGGVLDALQDDSRVSQVRGDLAVFRDRQIDSLRVGDLYLVGDLPWYARFWVFISHYPALLAIAGILAGLVVALTVFWALSRLAVRRTGN
- the bcsZ gene encoding cellulose synthase complex periplasmic endoglucanase BcsZ codes for the protein MRAPRSWCSAWRLTAGAFAFAALAAWSASASAASACNWPDWTTFKRSTMSGDGRVIDASSPDQITTSEGQSYALFFALVANDRATFDKVLGWTEKNLAAGDLTTHLPAWLWGRRAPGQAASGAAAANAPANAPANAPANAPANGPASASANASASAPSASAARAGDAWGVLDQNPASDADLWIAYALLEAGRLWRERRYTALGTVLARHIVREETASLPGLGRTVLPGSTGFQTAPGVWRLNPSYVPLQLMRGMTGALPDQPEWKALLGTSARLVNETAPRGFSPDWVEFRAGRGFAPDAQTRAESAYNAIRVYLWAGMLDPAEPLRAQTLRTFVPLADYVAAHGYPPERIDTQTATPGPNAGNAGFSAAVAPYLAALGRADAANAQAARTRSLAKDAPLGYYSSVLALFGLGYQDGLYRFDAGGRLVPAWTSSCPALR